The genomic interval TAAAAAACGGTGTAAAAGTATTGACAGAATGTCCTGTTACAGGCATTGAAGTGACTGACGGCCATGTAACAGGCGTCAACACACCGCAGGGCCTCATTACAGCCAAATACGT from Pelorhabdus rhamnosifermentans carries:
- a CDS encoding FAD-dependent oxidoreductase, with protein sequence KNGVKVLTECPVTGIEVTDGHVTGVNTPQGLITAKYVINAAGLHADDISRMANDDSFTIAPRKGEYILFDK